The sequence GCGCATAATTCGGTAGGGAGCATCACCGAAGACAAATCGGGAAACCTCTGGTTCGGCACTAATGGCGGGGGGGTGAGTTTTCTGCGGATGCCGGAGATGAAGAAGGGAATAAAGGGAATAAAGGAAATAAAGGAAATAAGATTTGAAAATCTTACTACTAAAGACGGCCTGGCAGATGACGTGGTGTACGACTTAGTGGAAGATACCGAAGGCAATATGGTTTTTGGCACCAATTTGGGCTACAGTGTGCTGATAGGCGGAGCAAGCTCCCCTGTGTTTAGCGGAGGGTTAGCAAAATGGGAAATATATAATAATAACACCGGCTACCCCATAAAAGACCTCAACACCAATGCCATGTGCATAACAAAAGTGGGGCTGCCTTATGGCACTAAAGAAGATATAGGCGTAATATGGGGCGGTTGCGGAGATGATAAGGTGATACGTTTTGATCCCAGGGCGGTACTTAAAAACCCCGACCCGCCAACGGTTGTCATTCAGAGCATACGCATACAAGAGGAGAATATTTGTTGGTATAACCTGACTTCACCCCCCGGCCCCCTAAAGGGGGAGTCAGCCCGTGGTGAAGGGGGAGAGCCACGCGCAGGCCTGCCTGCCGTCCCGCCAAAGGCGGGATCAGCGCAGGCAGGCAAGTCCCCTTTAGGGGATTTAGGGGTAAAAGACAGTACCACCCTCTCCCAACAAGAAGTAATAACCTACGGACACACATTATCTACAGCCGAGCGCGACACCATGCGCCTTCGGTTCGGAGATATAGAATTTGACGGTATCACCCGCTTTTATCCATTGCCAGAAAACCTCGTGCTGCCTTATCAATACAATCATGTTACGTTTGAGTACAATGCGATAGAAACGGGCAGGCATTTCTTAGTGAATTACCAATACATGCTGGAAGGGCAGGATGAAAAATGGAGCCCCATCACCAAAAAAACAGAGGTAACCTATGGCAACCTGTATGAAGGGGAATACACCTTTTTGCTCAAAGCCCAAAGCCCGGACGGTATTTGGAGCGAGCCGGTAACTTATACTTTCAAAGTATTGCCCCCATGGTGGCGCACATGGTGGGCGTATGGGATATATGGCTGTAATGGCGTGTTAGTTATATGGTTAATTGTGTGGGCAAACGGGAGGCGGCTGGTATCTCAGAAAAAGGTGTTGGAGCAAAAAGTACAGGAAAGAACAGAGGAGCTGAGCACAGCAAATGAGGAAATAACGCAGCAAAGAGATGAAATAGGGGTGCAGAGAGATGAATTAGAAAAACAAAAAGAGCTTGTTGAAGAAAAGAATAAAGACATAACAGACAGCATCCTGTATGCAAAGCGAATACAGGAAGCCGTATTGCCTCCATTAGAGCACGTTTCAAAACATCTGCCCGAACACTTTATACTCTTTCAACCCAGGGACATCGTAAGCGGAGATTTTTACTGGGAAGCGCAGAAAAACGGCAAATGGGTTTTTACAGCAGCAGATTGTACAGGCCACGGAGTACCGGGCGCATTTATGAGCATGCTTGGCATATCGTTTTTAAACGAAATCGTCAACAAAAATGGGATACTCCACCCTGGTAAAATACTTGACCATCTCCGCCAGAATGTAATCACATCACTACACCAAACAGGAAAAGAAGGCGAAGCAAAAGACGGGATGGACATCGCGCTCTGCGTATTCGATATTGAAGGTGGTAAGGAAAAATACAACCTAACCAAAGTCCATTTTGCCGGAGCCAACAATCCGCTTTATCTGATTAGGAATAAAGAACTAATAGAATACAAAGCAGACAAAATGCCCATCGGCACACATATTGAAAAAGAGATAAAACCCTTTACCACCCATGAAATACCACTCAAAAAAAACGACTTCCTCTATTTTTTCTCAGACGGCTATGCAGACCAATTCGGAGGTAAAGAAGGAAAAAGATTTAAGTCAGGCCATTTCAGGAAGCTGCTCGTGTCAATCCATAAACAAACAATGAAAAAGCAAAAAGCCATCCTTAAATCCACCATAGAAGAATGGAAATCGCACCCCGACCCCTATAGC is a genomic window of Cytophagales bacterium containing:
- a CDS encoding SpoIIE family protein phosphatase, with translation AHNSVGSITEDKSGNLWFGTNGGGVSFLRMPEMKKGIKGIKEIKEIRFENLTTKDGLADDVVYDLVEDTEGNMVFGTNLGYSVLIGGASSPVFSGGLAKWEIYNNNTGYPIKDLNTNAMCITKVGLPYGTKEDIGVIWGGCGDDKVIRFDPRAVLKNPDPPTVVIQSIRIQEENICWYNLTSPPGPLKGESARGEGGEPRAGLPAVPPKAGSAQAGKSPLGDLGVKDSTTLSQQEVITYGHTLSTAERDTMRLRFGDIEFDGITRFYPLPENLVLPYQYNHVTFEYNAIETGRHFLVNYQYMLEGQDEKWSPITKKTEVTYGNLYEGEYTFLLKAQSPDGIWSEPVTYTFKVLPPWWRTWWAYGIYGCNGVLVIWLIVWANGRRLVSQKKVLEQKVQERTEELSTANEEITQQRDEIGVQRDELEKQKELVEEKNKDITDSILYAKRIQEAVLPPLEHVSKHLPEHFILFQPRDIVSGDFYWEAQKNGKWVFTAADCTGHGVPGAFMSMLGISFLNEIVNKNGILHPGKILDHLRQNVITSLHQTGKEGEAKDGMDIALCVFDIEGGKEKYNLTKVHFAGANNPLYLIRNKELIEYKADKMPIGTHIEKEIKPFTTHEIPLKKNDFLYFFSDGYADQFGGKEGKRFKSGHFRKLLVSIHKQTMKKQKAILKSTIEEWKSHPDPYSPDGRSFEQMDDILVIGIRV